One genomic segment of Coregonus clupeaformis isolate EN_2021a unplaced genomic scaffold, ASM2061545v1 scaf1075, whole genome shotgun sequence includes these proteins:
- the LOC121560219 gene encoding regulating synaptic membrane exocytosis protein 2-like: MGDDTTPQTGTTGEPQKNPQRLSLPTCGICHKTKFADGCGHLCSYCQTKFCARCGGRVSLRSNKEDKVVMWVCNLCRKQQEILTKSGAWFYSGTAGPRGVSEGPRGRRHEEAPQEKKAKLQQDLLFQGPPGDVSADRSRPPGLPRQGSSTTAQG; encoded by the exons ATGGGGGACGATACGACCCCGCAGACGGGGACGACAGGAGAACCCCAGAAGAACCCTCAAcgactctctctccctacctgcgGGATTTGCCACAAAACCAAGTTCGCTGACGGCTGCGGCCACCTCTGTTCATATTGCCAAACGAAATTCTGTGCTCGGTGCGGAGGACGAGTGTCTCTGCGGTCAAATAAG GAGGACAAAGTG GTTATGTGGGTATGCAACTTGTGCCGAAAACAACAAGAAATACTCACCAAGTCGGGGGCGTGGTTCTACAGCGGCACTGCAGGGCCACGGGGCGTGTCTGAGGGCCCCCGGGGTCGACGTCACGAGGAGGCCCCCCAGGAGAAGAAGGCCAAACTGCAGCAGGACCTCCTCTTCCAGGGGCCCCCAGGGGACGTATCAGCAGACAGAAGCAGACCTCCCGGGCTCCCCAGACAAGGCTCCTCAACAACGGCTCAGGGCTGA